aatctgtgatataagccgagtgttgggccaaacaactactttgtagttatgggcctgaggtgaggtgaggtttaTAACAAACCCATGGTAgagtcgcactttagcatcctaaattcagctccaggaatatAGGATGCTACAGCGCTACATTACCGTTCATTTTGTACACCACATAGTCAAACGGAATTCAAACAGATgcaagcttaaccctttcaccgccaagctcgcatttatgcacaggcgtggtagaggacccatgtcactgaaaggtgaccattcattggtctgttatccatgaacctactgctcttaatgttcggtggtaggataggccatattttctatacatcgcagggggaatccccagctattcttagccactgtcttttctgtgtttataccacaagggaattttgtactctaaattgactggcggtgaaagggttaaagtagcATAACTCAGTCTGGTCAAAGTAATCTTTCTGCCTTAACTTGTGGACACGTTCACTGTCTATAGCAAAGCAGCGACTGACAAAACATAGGGACGAAGTGGAACAAGAATTATTCACAAAATTAAAGGATAACcctcgcgctgggactatacggcgCAGGGGCGCGTCCCctgggtggcggatgggggagccctcctTTTGGGGgctgcaccaaatgatatggaataaggtgccgtggacccacatagtccaggagaaggacaactctgatttcaaacccgggcagatggagtccgttagcctcagcaggcagttcttccaagagaaggaaaactccccaAAACCCGGCTAACTGTataccgttaccagaacaggagatcaccgaagacggcgccacagtggcctctctaaggggcgtgatctagtcaaaaccggctgtgcacctactctacgacacatggctacgcagacataAAGAATAACAAAGAGTCAGTCAGCGGATCATGGACTTTGAAGTTCAAACTGGGAACAGAATCAGTTATTCTTATTCattcttattattcttgttgcttattgtccagccgacagcacagggccataataataatatcaggactgtcaaaccatacagatgctcaaccgcgtcaatacaaaactgtcacattaaaaaaacaacaaaaaacccaaacaaaacaaaacaaaaaacactaagacaaactcacaaaacacagttcataacacagtatcccaaccatttagctccttatggcaaataagactaggccatgctgaggacgccagccattccgcttaatctatcatccccagattacacacacacacaaaatcgtaaaagaaggggaaaaaaccccaatacttcaaagccaaacaaaacatacataaaaaggccatacaggcaaataacactgcagtatgggcagctagtgcccatcccagtgtttacaatctcactacctaatcgccagagcaagacaacacagatagtacatcatagactgcggaaaagagagaaaaaaaagtgtcaaggcttgcttgaaaaaaagaaaagaaaggggaacggactgggaaggcagaaaaaggagacaacagtgaagaaagaaagaaaaagaaaaaaaaggcagaaacaaagagaatgacagaaaagaggaaatttctagcacagaatttccagaaggcgggggtgCTGTTTATAccgaaagacccccggcatctccACCGCAGTGGTGGTACAGGATCAGTTGTTGTACACCCACATAGTGACAGGAGTCAGTTAGGACCTTCACGTGGGACGTGGTGGGTGGTTACTCTCGGACTTCTCTCTGACGTCCAAAGCCTAAGTGGAAAATGTCAATGTTCTAAACAGTATCACTGTAACTTCAAACTGGCTTGACCTTTCACGGTTTTgctcttgtggtggtggtgtgcatcAAACACGCCCACTCTACTGTCAAACCCCGGAactggataaaaaaataaaagggggggagggaggagggggggctgaagggggggtggtctcacacacatacagagagagagagagagagagagagagagagagagagagaggctaacacaaacacatacagacagacagacagacagacacacacacacacacacacacacacacacacacacacacacagaggctaacacaaacacatacacagacaggcagacagacagacagacacacacacacacacacacacacacacacacacacacacacacacacacacagacagtttcgatatttttttttgcattggGTTGTCAGTCATATCATTTCAACAGAAGACAAAGTATTGAAATATAGCTATTAATCAAAACTCACTTGACTTCCTCTATAGATCCAGCAAACATTATCCGTCAGTGAGTCAATCGATTTATCGATCGACCAATAAACCACCCAACGGACTTATAACCCATttaaccacccatccacccactcgtTCAAACTCTAAATCATTCCACCCGTCTTTCAATCCTTCCTTcattcaaccacccaccccattatccaatcaattttttttttttttttttttgttgttgtgcaaacGGACATGGGTGTGTTGCGGGAAACACCATTTCCTACGCCAGAgagaatttgtattttgtatttctttttatcacaacagatttctctgtgtgaaattcgggctgctctccccagggagagcacgtcgctacactacagcgccacccaattttttttttttttttcctgcgtgcagttttatttgtttttcctatcgaagtggatttttctacagaattttgccaggaacaaacccttttgttgcacggtgggttcttttacgtgcgctaagtgcatgctagcacacgtgacctcggtttatcgtctcatccgaatgactagcgtccagaccaccactcaaagtctagtggagggggagaaaatatcggcggctgagccgtgatttgaaccagtgcgctcagattttctcgcttcctaggcggacgcgttacctctaggccatcactcgacatTGCACTTTACATAAGCATCTTGGGTGgtcatttttaactcactcagtacggccagtcctctcttctccactacacagacccctcggatgtccagtgggtgtctgaatgacccaacctttagcttccgtcgtcagaattgtggtattctttgtcaacattcacctcttcagtacaagagccttccgcttgcaatattttgatggtggtaattgggctgaaacgctgttaacatcgtctctttcgccgttcgtatggagagagttaattaaggggtgtctttttttttccagttcagaaTGCAACCCTCCAACTTACTTTTGAGCAGTACCAGCCCAACCCTCCACTATGAAGTCTGTTGACTCTTATTACCTCTTCCTTGGGAGAGTGCAGTGGGCAcaggaagtgggggggtggggtgtgtgggtgtggcgggAACTGACGTACTAAACGGAGAAAAGGTGGACTTTGGCCTCGATTATTattgattcatgtgtgtgtgtgtgtgtgtgtgtgtgtgttatacatatatgtatgtatgtatatatatatatatatatatatatatatatatatatatatatatatatatatacatgtgtgtgtgtgtgtgtgtgtgtgtgtgtgtgtctgtgaattatTTGATAATGTTGAATATTTGGCAAGTTACACAGACGAGAAAAATATAGCTTTGAAGAacaaaactcttcttttttttggatgtgtaaaaaaaaaaaaaaaaaaaaaaaaaaaaaaaaaatatatatatatatatatatatatatatatatacatgtgcgtgcTTGTACTAATACCAAacaatatgtatgtatttttcttcCTGTCCCACAAACTTACTGTTCGTTTATCATGCTCCCCTCCATCTCGCTGCCTGTTTTGTGCATTAAAATTTTGTTTGACAAAATGTCCCTTCATAGGTTTAATCATTGTGACTTTTCAGCCTGCGTGTTCAAGAAATACAGACTGCAGTACTGTCTTTTCTGTTCATTTACTCAAGAACAACATGGAAGAcgacgaccacaacaacaacgctaataataatagtaaaaaaaaaatgataatgataataatataatgataatcatgatgatgataataataataataataataatgtatttttTTGGTTAATTTTTGTGAGTATTTTCGATAATGTTGTATAAAAATGCATTCAATAAATCTGAACAATGCAGTTCCAGGAATATTTTCCTTCCAGTAAATTTCCACTAAACTCAAGAAATGTTTATCCCAGCGAAACACTGTTCAAGTAAGTTTTCATTGCAATTTGTTCCAGTAAGTTTTCCGTTGAGTAAAAATTAATTCCAGCAAGTTCTTCAAGTTTCCCTTCCACCAAATGCTGTTTCCAGCACGTTTCCTTTCCAGCAAAATACCATACCAAAATGTGTTCATTCCAGCAAGCTGTCGTTTAATCAAATTTCCATTCTAGCCCGTTGTCAATCCAGATACTAATTTTTCACTGCATCAGTTTGTCATTTTAGTGCGTTTCCACGTTTCCCTCCAATATGTTGTTACATTGACAAGTTTTCATCCCTGCAAAGTTGGATTTCAGAAAGCCACCACCCAGCAAATTATCATTCCTCGAAGTTCCAGCAAGTTGTCATTCAGCTCCATCATAATGTATGTCCATTTCATTGTCTGACCGAAGGTGACCGTAAGCTTTGTTTGCAGTTGTGCTACACAAGTGTTGGACTGTGTAAACATTTTGAGTAGTGCTCATGCAGCCACATTTGCAAAGGGAGGGAGGTTGCTATTGATAgaacgacggagagagagagagagagatagattctttatttcgaggataatagataagcactggtgtgcttttttacatccagtccccgccctgaatagggtctacactacacaatatttaataaaatgaaagcatggtgttagtagagatacacaacagcctgaggggaaaaaatatgcataaatcaaaacaaaacaacaaccacacacacacacacacacatggcatacaggcactagcatggtgttagaaAAATgcataggaagaaaaaaaagaagaacaaaatcaaagaaacaaacacatacaacacacaccgcattacacatcagaatgggggatagagggtgaggaaggttctgtcaaccatacacatttgacaaacagtatgggaggtggtggtggtggtggtggaagggggagagggaaggggtttgttttgtgtatgatgTCGGTGACTGTTTTCAAAGTGCGGACACGCGGAAAACAGACATGTGAGGATGTGTAAACATAACAGACATAGTGGGAGCTCTTTTGTTCGTGTCCTGCTtttagtgtgtttgtattgtctaGTCaagctgaaaactgaaaactatcTGCTAGATTTGTTAAACAATAATTCCCCCCTCTTCCGCCCCGGCGaccgacactgtgtgtgtgtgtgtgtgtgtgtgtgcgtgcgtgtcagtgccagtgtgcgcgcgtgcgttcgagctgtgtgtgtgtgtgtgtgtgtgtgtgtgtgtgtgtgccgtcacctttgtgtgtgtgtgcgtgtgtgtgtgtgtgtgtgagtaagcgcgcgcacgctcgagcagtgtgtgcgtgtcggtgtgtgtgtgtgccagtgccgtcacattgtgtgtgtgtgtgtgtgtgtgtgtgtgtttgtgtgtgtttgcgcgcacgcgccGTGTGCGTGCACCCGCTCTCGAGCAGATGATGTACGCGTGTGTCaccgacggtgtgtgtgtgtgtgtgtgtgtgtgtgtgtgtgtgtgtgtgtgtgtgtcacaagtgtgtgtgtgtgtgtgtgtgtgtgtgtgtgtgtgtgtgtgtgtgtgtgagttcaagtCTTATTATCAGTGATTTCTATCTCCCGGCCGGCATACGAGATACTGGGCACCACTGGCACTAGATTGCATTGAAAGCAATGCGTGATGGTTCTTCAGTACTGACCGTGAAATTATTTATAGTGTACTATCAAACTCCGATCCTTTCACACGGAAGAAGATAAATGAATACAAGACATCAAGTTCCCTCGGCAAACAAATATATTCATTCAGTACTGTTTTTTTAATAACCTACCAACAATGTGAATATACATCAAGTTGTTTGATTTCGGATTTACTTCAGCCGTATATGTCAAAATGCGTTTGTTCTGGATATTATATCAGTTGCAGACGGAACagcagggaaaacacacacatacacacaccagtgcacacacacacacacacacacacacacacacacacacactggcacacacacacacctgcactcacacacacacacacacacacacacacacacaccttcactcacacacacacacacacacacacacacacacacacacacacacacacacacacactgaaatgaataaacacataaatactgAGTAAAAATAAtgcacaaataaacagataaagagataaaaagaacaacaacaacaataacaacaaaacaacaacaacaacaaattaataaacagataaacgaataaaaaaaaaagtataatgaaacaaacaaacaaataaagaaaatatatTGGTTGTACCAGTATGAAACAAACACTGAAGTTGTCCATACGTAACCATCGAACAACGTACACATCATCAATTATATTGAacaaaacagagaagaagaataaagaaaatcTAAAAGACCTGAGCCGAAACGATCAACTGGTAATCAAACGCTAAAAAGCTGGATGAAAAAGAAGGATGAAGTTCATTGTCATTATTTCATCTGATAAACTGCATGATGCACCTTTCACAGGGCACGACATTTACAGGTCGAGATAACTccgttgaaataaaacaaaagacatAAGAATAAGcctaaggaaaacaacaacaacatattatccTATTTTGAGGTTGTtcaaattacaataataatagtacAAAAAAATACCAAAGATGATTAGTTTACATGCCGATTTAGACATCTCCTAAAGCAATCCATCGAGATATACGACACATTTCGTAAATAATACTGCAGAACATGGGTTGGAGATTACGAATAATGGCTTGTTGGTTGGAGAGTATTTAAAATGGCTTCTGCTACGGGAAGTTTCCTTTCCATgcaaaataaaaaggaagaagaaagacacaggTAGATAAGCAGAGTGCTGTTTATTTCATTATGAATTCTATGGAACATTCATGTATGCATGCTCTCCAAAAAGTAATTGTTGATCGACAGAAAAAGGTAAAACTGCATACATTCAGTGCCGATGTGattgtttctgcgtgtgtgtctgtttcaaacTTTGTAATATTTACCATACCGTCTTTGGGCATACCCGTTCAGTTTTGCGAGGCATAcatggccatgatgatgatgatgatgatcattattaccatcagtactgcgcctctgtgtgtgtgtgtgcgtgcgtgtgtgtgtgtgtgtgtgtgtgtgtgtgtgtgtgtgtgtgtgataatttacATTTATATCATTTTTAGTTGAACTTGAACACTCATCAAGAgatgaaaatcaaaacaaaaaagcttTAACATACTTGTATACACATATAATGATGCATGTATACACTACTTCTGTGATCATAGTCATAGGCTACTCTGAACGCAGACTTCCCATGCATGAATGTCAGTTAAGTCTTTCTGCAACTGCTTAGAGTGAGAAAAATAACcctgtttgtgtgcctgtttttGCTGCATGATTtgcatcctgctcactgaatatGCTATACAAAAGCAgcatttatttattatctgtgATTTTCAACCCATGTTCTGGAATTCACATTTActtgtctgttgttgctgctgaaaaAATGGATCATTTGCTGAATGTTCTTTTTAATATTCAGCTTGATCTGGAATTGTTTATGGTTACCTCAGAATCTGTTCCTCTTGTGGATTGTGTCTTAAGACTTTGGAGTAATGACAGAtagatcttgttgttgttgttgcaaaaaaaATGTTGTCACAGTGTTGATTGGGAAGTTCAAAACTATGCTATGTCAGTATGTGCTAATATTGAGCTTTGatattttttaatttaatgtTTGAGATGAACTGTTTATTATTAGAATTGCTTGTTTTAAACTGtcatgtattgttgttttttttcttcttttaagtttttattcattttcagttTAATACTGCTGTGGTGGGGGATTTGTGAATGAATGTGTACAGTATTGTATATATCTAGAGTATGTTGGTGTCAGTGTATGCAATGATCATTAGTTTCTAAAGATTGTatgttatgtatgcatgtgtttgctaTGCTCTCATAGaactgttgctttgtgtgtgtgtgtgtgtgtgtgtgtgtgtctgtgtgtctgtgtgtctgtgtgtgtgtgtgtgtgtgtgtgtgtgtgcgcatgcgtgcacatgtgtttataattaaattttatcattaaaCCAGTAAATGTCCTCAGCTTTtgattgtgtctatgtgtgagtgtttgtgcatgtgtgtgcaggtttgcaTGCATGGACAAGTATATAATATATGCCTTTTATGGTATTTGATCTCCTGTGTAATACAGTTTTACCAGATCTATCAGTAGACGATAAAGCAAAAATTGTGCCCCTAACCTGCATATTCAGTGCATTGAAAGAAACAATTCAGTgcatgtgtgttgcagtgtgtgtgtgtgtgtgtgtgtgtgtgtgtgtgtgtgtgtgtgtgtgtgtgtgttgtgcatttataaatgtgtatgtatgtgttgtgtaattCATGTAATGTAGTGTATACATAATGTacttgtacatgtatatatacttgTATGTGATCTTTACTTAGATTGTCAGCTGTTGTTGACCATATTCTGCTATTTGAAGTTTTAGAATGGAGTTATGAACTTTGAATTCGCAGTGGAGGTCTGTGAATTCTCTGCCtcagataaaatgaaaataaaataaaagaagaattaTATCCAGTAGTATGCATGCAGACACATTTAATGACATAGATTATGATGTACTACATAATATGTCATTGCATGGCATTACATTGACCATGTTTACAATAATATGAAATGCACTGATTGATTGAACCGTTGCAGAGATGAGAGAAATAGTTTACTGTTTTGCACTGTTTTAGACATGCTGAGCGCAGTGAAGGAGAGGCTGGACAGTGACAGTGGCCCTGTGGATGTGGCATCATCCGTGGGTTGAGGACAAGGCCCGAACTGCAGCAGCCCCTGGCGCCATGGCCTCCCTGCGAGCacagtggtgctggtgttggtgccaCCGCCACCTGTCCATCAAACTGATCCTGGTGCTGCTCACCAccttcctcatcctccccctcatcACCCACTACTACCTCTCAAACATGGGCAGCGACTGCGACACAGACAACCCCTCACACATCTCCCGCAACAAGCTGGACTATGATccggatgaggagaagaagattgCAGACTTCAAAAACCACATTGAAGAGCTGAAGGCCATCAAAGCATCTGTGAACAATGAGCTGCGCGATTTAGAAAACAAGCGTCAGAGTCTTCAGACAGAGATTGCAGGATACACAAGCCACATCGACAACCTGAAGAGTCAGTACAACGCATTGAAGAaagagatctcccaggtcaagctCAGCCTTGATCAGCTGAAGTTCGAGAAGGAGGAAACCAACGCATACGTGCCCAGTATCAAGGCTCCTCAGAGGATCATTTTTGAGAACTCCATCTCAGAGACAATGGCGCCGCCCTCTTCTCCCAGTCTGTGCCGGATGGAAAGCTGCTTTGACTTTTCTCGCTGTTCCCTCGTGTCTggctttcctgtctttttttatgATCCTGAAGATTATGAGACTGTTGACGCGCTGCCCATTGAAGATTTTGTGTTAACATCTGTGGTGAGCAGTTTAAGTCAGAATATGTATGTGACTGACGATCCTAGCAGTGCTTGTATTTTTATTGTGCTGGTGGGGGAAGCCAGAACAGGCCCAGTGTCCAGGGAAAAAATGGAAAGGGTACTCCAAGGTTTACCTCATTGGAACGGGGATGGGAGGAACCATTTGTTGTTTAACCTGGCACGCAGTCACAAGAACACTGATTACTTCAAGAACGTGAACACGGGCAGAGCGCTTGTAGCCCAGTCCTCATTTCTCAGTTTCCCGTTCAGGAACAGTTTTGACATCCTCATTCCACCCAGCAAGGGTCATGCTAGTGGTGATGTGTGGTCAGAGCTACCTCCCTTGTCTCCGGCAAGGAACAAGTTTCTGGTCTCCTTCTGGGGAGAGTATATTCCGTCCTCTGAAAGAAAGGGGCAGCAGCTCCGGTACCCGCAGTATGGGGAGAATGAGGACTACAGGGAGCAGGGGAGAAACCTGAAACAGTTCCATGAATCTCAGAAGTCACGCAAGTTGTTGATGAGTGTCAAAAACCAAGGGTATTACAATGTAGAGAGTGCCATAGTCACCTGGCTGAAAGATCTGCAGAGCAAACTGGGAGAGAGTTCAGTGATGCATTTAGCATGCGGCTCTTCCAACCCTGAGGGGCTGGAGACCGAGTGGGGGCTGTGTGGAGAACCAGAACAGAGGAAAACAATTTTAATGCAGTCAACATTCACATTGTTGATATTTCCTTTGAACGATTCCTTGACTTCTACAAACGTCTTCCAGACAAGACTTTATGAAGCACTGAAATATGGTGCCATACCGGTGATACTAGGTTTACACAGGCGCTTGCCATTTGATGAAATCTTGGATTGGGACAAAGCCGTTTTGACTTTACCACTTCCAAGAGTGACAGAAATTCCTTTCTTCCTGAGGACGTTCAGTGACAATGACATCACTCAGCTACGCCACCATGGACGGTTTCTATGGGAAAGTTATTTTGGATCTACGCAACGCATTTTAGACACCACTTTGGCAGTCCTACGAGCACGTCTGCAGATTCCAGCCCTTCCCAGCAAAGAGGAGCCATCTGTGAGTGTGTTCAATGCCACCTTTGTCCCTCTGAAGATTGAAGGGCCAGGGCCTGAGCCAGAGAGTGATGAGGTGCTGGGACCCATAGAGCCACGGTTTCCGTCCAAGAAGTTCCAGAGAAACTACACACAGAGCTGGGTGCGGCAGTCTTTCAACGTGCCTGGAGATCCtttttctctctaccccttcACACCGTTTGAGCCTCTTCTGCCATCTGAGGCAAAATTTTTGGGTAAGACTGGTACTACTAAACTTTAAAGTGTGAGTTACTTTCTGATGAAATCTGAATATGGAAAGTTTGGCTCAGTAACTGAGTAAGCTTTGTTACATATCATAAGATTGTGGATATGATTAGTTTGACTCAAACTCATTACTGTGTTTGGCAAGTGTGTGTAACTTGAAAACTTTGTCATTATTTCACTTCAGTAGACAAAATGACTGATTCGAAATCAAATTGTTTATTTTGCTTATATGATTTTAGCTACAGAATATAGGATCATATACTATATCCTATCTCTTGTTTTAACTTTGGTGACGATGTATACTACTCAGTCCTGGGAATTATAAGGCGATACATTTTATGCCCAGAAgattatacagtacaatacaaattgcTAAACAAATACAAGTATACTTCATGAGATCATCCTGCTGATCctgctgaagaaaaaacaacttgaTGCGTGATAAAGATCATCTTTAATTCAAAGTGTagctataataatgataataatattttatttttctatagcgctataatacaagcataagcaagctctaagtgctttacaatccaatacctaaagtgaaacaagaaaagtagcagaaacataaaacagaataattaatattataaaaacacaatgcctaaaactcacaaagtaacatactattaatactacaactgttacactccaacactctcactaacacacatgcacagacacacacatgattaaacggctgagatgacagaaattttcacttaaaatacatacatgtaaaaaggaacataattgtaatctgcaagCCAcatattttgtaaaaattgtaaaataaaattttggatagaaaaggcaaaaggggtaaaaatcgggtcattctccctttcgaaccacatcaccaccatccatctacccatccccattctctctactctcccatcacacacactcacattgccatgggcctgggacaacagcactatttgagttatgacaagtatttttttaaagagataagttttaagatttgctttaacggtagatagatgagttgtttgtctgagagcaataggcagataATTCCAGGTTGTTGGGCGGAAGACAGCTGTTGGACAAGGTGTCATTGTTCCCCAACGACTGATTTCCTTAGGACCGCTGGTACTGAGGGTCAAACCCATGCAGATGAacccatgtgagtgtgtgtgtgtgtgtgggggggagattcAAAATAAATGGATGTCTGATTAATACCTCTGAAACAGCGCAGCTGATGGGTCAGTTGAAGTCTGGACCaggtattatttgtatttctttttatcacaacagatttctctgtgtgaaattcgggctgctctccccagggagagcgcgtcgctacactacagcgctacccttttttttttttttttttcttttctgcgtgcaattttatttgtttttcctgtcgaagtggatttttctacggaattttgccaggaacaaccctttttgtttgttgccgtgggttcgtttacatgcgctaagtgcatgcaagcacacgggaccttggtttatcgtctcatctgaatgactagcgtagagaccaccactcaaggtctagtggagggggagaaaatatcggcagctgagctgtgatttgaaccagcgcgctcagattctctcgcttcctaggcggacgcgttacctccaggccatcccTCCATTCCAGGTTGTGCTGTTCTTTGACACTAGCACAGCATGTAGAACTCCTTTGTCTGCGTCTGCAGGTTCACCTTATGGGTTCCGCCCGGTGGGTCTCGGGGCAGGTGGTGCTGGGAAGGAGTTCAGCGAGGCCCTGGGAGGCAACGTTCCCCGTGAACAGTtcacaagtgagtgtgtgtgacctgtAGATAGATCttccagtcattcattcattgattgataCTATTttttgtaatgattttttttgtttttgttgttttgatgattATTGatatgtttgcttgcttgttgttattaatattattgttgttgttgttattgttatcatcatcatcatcattattatcattattattaatatcatcatcattatcattattattatcattattatcattattatgattatgatcattattatgattatgatcattatgatgatgatgatgatgatgatgatgattattattattctagttTTTTAGAAATAGAGATTCATTTTAtgttaagggggaaaaaaggattaGAAAAATAAACTTTTTAAATTTTGATAGCTGATAATATATATCGTGCTTAATGATAAAAtttattattgattaattttcttcttttttttttaagtcatgcaCATCGCTCAGTTTTTACCTGAACTTGATCACAGAAGAGACAGACTCACCTTAAAAACTgtgttggttccccccccccccccccccccccccccccccagtcgtgATGCTGACGTACGAGAGAGAGACGGTGCTGATCCAGGCCCTGCAGCGACTGAAGGGCCTCCCCTTCCTCAACAAGGTGCTGGTGGTGTGgaacaaccccctgcccccctccacagaCCTCCGATGGCCGGACATTGGCGTGCCCCTCCAGGTCAGACAGGAGGTTC
This portion of the Babylonia areolata isolate BAREFJ2019XMU chromosome 16, ASM4173473v1, whole genome shotgun sequence genome encodes:
- the LOC143291069 gene encoding exostosin-like 3: MWHHPWVEDKARTAAAPGAMASLRAQWCWCWCHRHLSIKLILVLLTTFLILPLITHYYLSNMGSDCDTDNPSHISRNKLDYDPDEEKKIADFKNHIEELKAIKASVNNELRDLENKRQSLQTEIAGYTSHIDNLKSQYNALKKEISQVKLSLDQLKFEKEETNAYVPSIKAPQRIIFENSISETMAPPSSPSLCRMESCFDFSRCSLVSGFPVFFYDPEDYETVDALPIEDFVLTSVVSSLSQNMYVTDDPSSACIFIVLVGEARTGPVSREKMERVLQGLPHWNGDGRNHLLFNLARSHKNTDYFKNVNTGRALVAQSSFLSFPFRNSFDILIPPSKGHASGDVWSELPPLSPARNKFLVSFWGEYIPSSERKGQQLRYPQYGENEDYREQGRNLKQFHESQKSRKLLMSVKNQGYYNVESAIVTWLKDLQSKLGESSVMHLACGSSNPEGLETEWGLCGEPEQRKTILMQSTFTLLIFPLNDSLTSTNVFQTRLYEALKYGAIPVILGLHRRLPFDEILDWDKAVLTLPLPRVTEIPFFLRTFSDNDITQLRHHGRFLWESYFGSTQRILDTTLAVLRARLQIPALPSKEEPSVSVFNATFVPLKIEGPGPEPESDEVLGPIEPRFPSKKFQRNYTQSWVRQSFNVPGDPFSLYPFTPFEPLLPSEAKFLGSPYGFRPVGLGAGGAGKEFSEALGGNVPREQFTIVMLTYERETVLIQALQRLKGLPFLNKVLVVWNNPLPPSTDLRWPDIGVPLQVLRTKRNSLNNRFLPYESIETEAVLSIDDDAHLRHDEIVFGFRVWREERDRVVGFPGRFHAWDAKHHTWHYNSNYSCELSMVLTGAAFFHKYYAYLYSYVMPQAIRDMVDRFTNCEDIAMNFLVSHITRKPPIKVTSRWTFRCPGCPNTLSSNDTHFEERHSCMNFFVQVYGYMPLLFTQYRVDSVLFKTRLPHDKQKCFKYI